From the Leptospira biflexa serovar Patoc strain 'Patoc 1 (Paris)' genome, one window contains:
- a CDS encoding LBF_1199 family protein yields the protein MRWKASQFWKNASPNELLSFFLTIDKGEDLRSLAEHMLVDSEFCDLVFEYLWLLRSEDATKKFLNDESITPELLMRFIYFGYGKQFLLETFDSNSYFLQIRDLFNSAQSLRILSLGEEMDRDPTLKIHLLSNLDPQTWEAYFDLLEEKNMTMQTLLGIFANLRENEIRKILLNSHTLYYYLRMMMVSGKQNTEVTEGKEMENRNRLESILDSIHIWETFCLHLKDQYDLKQQSVLTPKERDSKRLSLVLKELTKIPSTDRQDVLVYLRGNGVVLDLWEETTVISALSNFDRVGKYF from the coding sequence ATGCGATGGAAAGCTTCACAGTTCTGGAAAAACGCATCCCCCAATGAACTACTGTCTTTCTTTTTAACCATCGATAAAGGTGAAGACCTCAGATCGTTAGCAGAACATATGCTTGTCGATTCTGAATTTTGTGATTTGGTATTTGAATACTTATGGCTGTTAAGGTCAGAAGATGCCACTAAAAAATTTTTAAACGATGAGAGTATCACTCCAGAACTTCTGATGCGATTTATCTACTTTGGATATGGTAAACAATTTTTATTAGAAACATTTGATTCCAATTCTTATTTCCTTCAAATCCGAGACTTGTTCAACTCAGCACAAAGTTTGCGAATCCTTTCATTAGGCGAAGAGATGGATCGTGATCCCACTTTAAAAATCCACTTACTTTCCAATCTTGATCCTCAAACTTGGGAAGCATACTTTGATCTTCTGGAAGAAAAGAATATGACGATGCAAACTCTTCTCGGAATCTTTGCCAACCTTCGTGAAAATGAAATTCGAAAAATATTATTAAATAGTCATACTTTATATTATTATTTACGAATGATGATGGTTTCAGGAAAACAAAACACAGAAGTCACAGAAGGCAAAGAAATGGAAAACCGGAACCGATTGGAATCCATTTTGGACTCCATTCATATTTGGGAAACATTTTGTTTGCATTTAAAAGACCAATATGACCTAAAACAACAATCAGTACTCACACCCAAGGAACGAGATTCCAAACGATTGTCCCTCGTTTTGAAAGAATTGACCAAAATTCCAAGTACTGACCGGCAGGACGTGCTCGTTTATTTACGAGGGAATGGGGTGGTTCTGGATCTTTGGGAGGAGACCACTGTCATTTCGGCTCTTTCGAATTTTGACCGAGTGGGTAAGTATTTTTAA
- a CDS encoding ArsR/SmtB family transcription factor yields MAVKVKSPSEKRKETAIEALNLVLDSKFLTALAEPSRIEVLKQVIRHGKADISELSEGLSLDRSVISRHLLTLQEAGILVRDKQGKHVYYQLEPNQAIQKFKAILNHLEEMVAICCPPSN; encoded by the coding sequence ATGGCTGTAAAAGTGAAATCCCCATCGGAGAAGAGAAAAGAAACAGCGATCGAAGCGTTGAACCTAGTCTTAGATTCCAAATTTTTAACAGCACTTGCGGAACCGAGCCGAATTGAAGTACTCAAACAAGTGATCCGCCATGGTAAGGCAGATATCTCAGAACTATCCGAAGGATTGTCCTTAGATCGTTCGGTAATCTCAAGACATCTACTCACCTTACAAGAAGCGGGAATCCTAGTACGCGACAAACAAGGCAAACATGTATATTACCAATTGGAACCAAACCAAGCGATTCAAAAATTTAAAGCGATCTTGAACCATCTAGAAGAGATGGTTGCCATTTGTTGCCCTCCTTCGAATTAA
- a CDS encoding SGNH/GDSL hydrolase family protein, whose protein sequence is MNTKKAFGLVLALVLAGSLSAQTQSQMFQKVGVIGDSLSQGFFGVTVEKKTQDWAYPVLVSKQAGASVSYNVLKGPFVNLEDVLKWDCGIFCIAESIIGGNKSTVSLPTHAGITGAEYTTVLRTSGKCEDVNATKQAKEWYWAKWYWYTYRWVTVADCKEPDKFHRFGLRDAGTQAQVMEKVKPTFLFGSAGANHVLCTALHTSTDCLDETRFKRDIREFFRRMAGMGSLKGGVLFTVPNVTAIAFLETYRDPNGRANYSGLKAFFRNSVSNPNQVLDATEVATISTFLNMLNNEIKAQAATMRFAVADLRVIFDDLKENGRPIRSASGWSPGNARANWPLPNQPGVFGLDGVHPNMYGHSLFANELIKAINTRYGYSIPQVSEYTAWYYDTLNRNPVDLKKFLTENIFGQAISWVVSIFT, encoded by the coding sequence ATGAACACAAAAAAAGCATTCGGATTGGTGCTCGCTTTGGTATTGGCAGGTTCTTTGTCTGCACAAACACAAAGCCAGATGTTCCAAAAAGTAGGTGTCATCGGGGATTCCTTGAGCCAAGGTTTCTTTGGGGTCACTGTTGAGAAAAAAACACAAGATTGGGCTTACCCAGTCCTTGTATCGAAACAAGCAGGCGCTTCCGTTTCGTACAATGTTCTGAAAGGGCCATTCGTAAACTTAGAAGATGTACTCAAGTGGGATTGTGGTATTTTTTGCATCGCAGAAAGTATCATCGGTGGAAACAAATCCACAGTGTCCTTACCAACTCACGCTGGGATCACGGGTGCTGAATACACGACTGTTCTCAGAACCTCTGGTAAATGTGAGGACGTCAATGCCACCAAACAAGCGAAAGAATGGTATTGGGCAAAATGGTATTGGTACACTTACCGTTGGGTGACCGTTGCTGATTGTAAAGAACCAGACAAATTCCACCGTTTTGGTTTGCGTGATGCGGGAACACAAGCCCAAGTCATGGAAAAAGTAAAACCAACTTTCCTTTTTGGATCCGCAGGTGCGAACCACGTACTTTGTACGGCACTCCATACCTCCACTGATTGTTTAGATGAAACTCGTTTCAAAAGAGACATTCGTGAATTTTTCCGCAGAATGGCTGGTATGGGAAGTTTAAAAGGTGGTGTGTTGTTTACTGTTCCAAACGTAACAGCAATCGCATTCCTTGAGACTTACAGAGATCCCAATGGACGTGCAAACTACTCTGGACTCAAAGCTTTCTTTAGAAATTCTGTTTCCAACCCGAACCAAGTTTTGGATGCAACGGAAGTCGCAACCATTTCAACATTCTTAAACATGTTGAACAATGAAATCAAAGCCCAAGCTGCAACGATGCGTTTTGCTGTGGCTGACCTTCGTGTGATCTTTGATGACCTCAAAGAAAATGGACGACCAATTCGAAGTGCTTCTGGATGGTCTCCAGGTAATGCGCGTGCCAATTGGCCACTTCCTAACCAACCAGGTGTGTTTGGTTTAGATGGTGTTCACCCGAATATGTATGGTCATTCCTTGTTTGCAAATGAGTTAATTAAAGCAATTAACACTCGTTACGGATATTCTATCCCGCAAGTGAGTGAATACACTGCATGGTATTACGATACACTCA
- a CDS encoding TIGR04452 family lipoprotein: MKKLIPFLFVTILLGMSLNCNQPVIGGLSSKNITGKDAIKKLVDAATQIDTIYIRSIAGSSVSSSTISSATLLASLLNGALVPVAAGIEDDKYYLKDGVDKCVTNIYALGLILENFVTVGLSCDIKPAPVLGLP, from the coding sequence ATGAAAAAACTCATTCCCTTCTTATTCGTAACCATTTTACTTGGAATGTCACTCAATTGCAACCAACCTGTGATAGGTGGCCTCAGTTCCAAAAACATCACCGGTAAAGATGCCATTAAAAAACTAGTCGATGCTGCTACCCAAATTGATACGATTTACATCCGATCCATTGCAGGTTCGTCCGTTTCCTCATCTACGATTTCTTCTGCTACATTGCTTGCATCTTTGTTAAATGGAGCTTTAGTTCCTGTTGCCGCAGGAATCGAAGATGACAAATACTATTTAAAAGATGGTGTCGACAAATGTGTGACCAATATTTATGCACTTGGTCTGATTTTGGAAAATTTCGTAACTGTAGGACTCAGTTGCGATATCAAACCTGCGCCTGTGCTTGGATTACCATAA